The sequence AGGGGAATTAATAAAAGTGCATGCAATATAATCCCATGTTGAAAGTCCACCCATCCATGTCTTGATACAATATCGTAAGGCAAAATATCTGGCAAAATGTTTGTTGCGTGgcaataaaataactattatgattatatacagtttttttttatttttatttaatctgttgtgttgaaccatagactgtaaaaaagaacAATGTCATGTACACTGCAATGCAATCCTTTACCTGTAGCTCTTTTGGTAAATatcaaacatttgcattttctttattattgagACGGAAAAAAATGTACACCTACAAAAATtaatagtacaaatatttttaaaattaagtagGCTACACTTACATGAAGACTTGTGTCATCAGTGGGCTAGAAAAATTTATTCCATAAGTAAAGTAGTCCCCTCATGGTGGCGgtcatgttgagatcacatgaccagctgaatactattcatttaatttcagtaatcTGCCTATTTTTTAGACACTTTCAGAAAATGTGCAAAGGAAATTTTTATAAGGCCGTCTGTCAAACAAACTGACTGCTTTTAGATTACAATATGATAAACAAGGTTAAGCAAAATGATGAATTTGCATCCAAGGCACTTGTGtaacaaataaaagttaaatatattattagttcATGATAGTTTCACACACAGATCTAATTACATCAGAAACTGCTTATCttcttgtttttaaaacaggTGAAAATTTTCTGTCTGATCTCTTTTGTTTTAAAACCATACACAAGTGGATTCACAAGAGGAGGAAAGATAAAATTGGAAATAGAAAACACTCTGCGTAGGAAAGCGGGAACAAACTCGGATCGATGTGAAATAAGAGGAAAAAGAGTGTTAAACTCTAACAACAGGAAGACGACCAAATGTGTACCACATGTCTGAAGTGCCTTAATCTTTGCATCAGACTGCTTATTAGTAACACAAGTAAttaatatatgaatgtatgtaaaTGCAACAACAGAAAGTGAAAGGCCGTGGTAAAAAATGATGCAACTCAACCCAAAGATATTGTTCACCTCTGTGCCGTCACATAAGAGTTTCATTAATGCTGTTTTATAGCAGACTAGATCTGTCATGTGTGTCTGGCAAATCCTGTAAGGTAATAGAAGAGAGAAAACTAcagttataagaaaaaaattcaaaagccaCATCCCAGTAATGATTTTCACCAAGTTATTGGTAGTCATAATGGCTCCATATCTCAGCGGGCAGCAGATAGCGATATACCTGTCATAGGCCATAGCAGTAAGAATAAGATAAGATGCTCCGCCATTCAGGTGTGCTAAAAAGCCTTGAAGAAAACATGCAAGATAGGATATTGATCTGTCCTGAGACCATATACTATACAGCAGCTGAGGAAAAAGGCTTGTAGCATTCATTGCGTCATTGATTGGCAGGTTGAGCAACAGTATGTACATTGGTTTGTGAAGATTTCTGTTCAtgcaaattgtaataataattgtgagATTGCAGAGtaagataaacaagtatgttgtTAATCCAAATGTGAATGCAGGAAAAATGCTCGTCTCAGGCAGTTCCAGAGAGTGCAAAGTCAAGACCAGTGAGAGGACAGATTCATTTGGATACATGATGAATATTCCTACTATTAACAACCTACACAATCCAGCAACAAGCTGTTAATGCTATCAATATAAACAGAGTaactatcaaaaataataaaagaaaatcttGCCAGAACTTATGAGAAGTTGGTGTCCAACATTTATCCATTTCATCCTTTCATTTTGCTATATCCAGCATCATCTTACTTAGACTACAACCTAAAAAaggaataaacattaaacaacagcAGGCTAAATTTTCCacaatatgagtttttttttttttttttttttttttttttttgtaaatctcatTGAATCTCATCAGATTAATAAAGTTAATCTTTCacagtataatttaaataattgctagTCCTTATTTGCTTAAAACCAGTACACAggtgtttttaaaacaatgttgtcTATTTGCATAAATTGTCAAGCATAATGTCACCTTAAGTGATCATCCTTCAGCATTGTTAAATGTCACCTGTGGGCAAAAGATTTATACTCATGGAGTTGGGTGGATAAACTCCCATTTGTGTTGCATTAGTCATGGAAATGGGTGTTGTTTTGTAGCATGTGCACAGCCCTGCTGGTAGATATTGTAACTACACCCTACAGAATCTGATTTAAAAAGCATCTTTCTGCTTTGTCATTCGAAAGTTGCTaagaatactaaaatatcacattGTATCTGGGTTGTGAACAAATGAAATGTCAGTTAACACTTTTGgttgatgaaaatatatttttttagattaataaatatatgctaTGCTATGACTTCCCACACAACAGACTTAGTGTGAATATGGTCTCTGAAATGCACCTCGTCAGCCCAAGGATGGCCACGCAGGGCAATTGCACTATGTGTGACAGCTAACAAAATAAGGCCGACTGCTTGAAGGAGGTGTGTGGCCCAGATCAAACCTGCAATCATGTGGCTCATATCAGGCTTGTGATTATTAGCCACATTTGAAAgcttttcagtaacactttacattaaggtccCTTTATAAAGGATTTATAAAGGTGttaataaatgactaataactaatttacaaatgcattataaatcattaataaacagtcataaatgcatgaataaaaagggttattttaatgaaatgccTGCCAAATAGTGAGCCATTTTTAACTCACATGTTATAAATGCttaataagtatatttattaatgCTAATTTCAATCAAAACCagatgatttatttcatgatgcagcaaaaattaaatattatagcaAGACTAAATGGTGTTGTATTTATGGTTTTCTCATTTATATCTCACTTTTCTTACAGTGTTTCTTACCAGAATCTACTCTGTACCTTACCCATGATTCTCCACAAAAGTTCAGGATGCCTATCCACAGCAATGATTagaaactgatatatatatattagggctgtcaaatgattaatcacgattaatcacatccaaaataaaagttttgtttacataatatatgtgtgtatactgtgtatatttattatgtatatataaatacacacacatgcatgtatatatttaagaagaatatgttatgtttatatattaaatatatttatatataatctaaaatataagaatataaatatataaatgtatatacatgtaaatattttctaaatatataatttatgtgtgtgtatttatatatacataataaatataccctgtacacatacatatattatgtaaacaaatacttttattttggatgtgattaatcgtgattaatcatttgacagccctaatatatatatatatatatatatatatatatatatatatatatatatatatatatatatatataatatatatatatatatatatatatatattttattaagatGAAATTATCATCctggtttttattttgaaaaattataaaagcacaaccATGACTTGATGAGATATTAATACTGAACATTTTAATTCCAATATTACCTGTGAACTTTAATGCAATGAAACActtattaatgatttataaacattaatacccgtgaaagtgcacctTAATGCAAAGTGAACATttgtgaaccatttattaatgagttaaaCGTTAATAAAGTCAAAacgtgaaccttaatgtaaagggatcacctgtgaaccatttattaatgagctATAAATGTTAGTGACCTGTGAAAGTACACCTTAATGTAAAGTAAACACCTGTGTACCATTTATTATAAAGGTAAGTAACCTGTGAATACAAACctttaatgtaaagtgaacacctATGAATCATTAATAGGGTGGCCATATGTACCATTTAttggccaggatttttatattgcctaaaacatccaaagtagaTTGACccataacatgcaggtattttatataatcgaccaatcatggcacgtgagaaggtgagatctacagagaaccatcaaagcgatgcaaatacgcgcatgtgtttgttcgttcgttcgaACTGAAGAGTCGCTGTGCAtcatgacatcaaagtactgcgagagcAAGTCTTCTCTCTGTACTGTAGCTCTCGTTAATTTTCATACAACAATCaatctgcacagtgcaaacagtcAAAACCTAGATATTTTAggaaatatagaaatcctggcaaggacgTGACCCATGAAAAAAGGCCTGTATGGTCACCCTAAACATTAATGAGTTATAAACGTCGAAGTGAACACCTGTGagccatttattaatgagttatgAACATCATTAACCTTTAAAGTAAAGTGGACACACTAATCTTTCATTAGTTATTAATGCACACACagaagaggtttttttttcctttttttgatgtattttattgttgATGCACTATATAAGTTAACAAAACTACTTGAAACAACATTACTGAAACAACTTAACTCAAATTAAACAATTCAGAAACACAATAAAGTATTCCATcaaattacaaacccgattccaaaaagttgggacactgtacaaattgtgaattaaaacagaatgcaatgatgtggaagtttcaaatttcaatattttatgcagaatacaacatagatgacatatcaaatgttttaaactgagaaaatgtatcattttttaagggaaaaagaagttgattttaaatttcattgcatcaacaaatctcaaaaaaagttgggacaaggccatgttttccactgtgtggcatcccctcttctttttataacagtctgcaaatgtctggggactgaggagacaagttgctcaagtttaggaataggaatgttgtcccattcttgtctagtacaggcttctagttgctcaactgtcttaggtcttctttgttgcgtcttcctctttatgatgcgccaaatgttttctatgggtgaaagatctggactgcaggctggccatttcagtacccggatccttcttctacgcagccatgatgttgtaattgatgcagtatgtggtctggcattgtcatgctggaaaatgcaaagtcttctctgaaagagacgacgtctggatgggagcatatattgttctagaacttggatatacctttcagcattgatggtgcctttcaaGATGTGTAAGCTTCCCAcggccacacacactcatgcaaccccataccatcagagatgcaggcttctgaactgagtgctgataacaacttgggttgtccttatcctctttagtccggatgacatggggtcccagttttccaaaaagaacttcaaattttgtttcgtctgaccacagaacagttttccactttgccacagtccattttaaatgagccttggcccagagaaaacgcctgcgcttctggattaTGTTTAGATATggtttcttttttgacctatagaagttttagccggcaacggcgaatggcacggtggatcgtgttcactgacaatgttttctggaagtattcctgagcccatgttgtgatttccattacagtagcattactgtatgtgatgcagagctgtctaagggcccaaagatcacgggcatccagtatggttttccggccttgacccttatgcacagagattgttccagattctctgaatctttggatgatattatgcactgtagttgatgataacttcaaactctttgcaatttttctctgagaaactcctttctgatattgcttcactattttttgccgcatcattgggggaattggtgatcctctgcccatcttgacttctgagagacattgccactctgagaggctctttttatacccaatcatgttaccagttgacctaataagttgcaaattggtcctccaactgtttcttatatgtacatttaactctggcctcttattgctacctgtcccaactttggaatgtgtagctctcatgaaatccaaaataagccaatatttggcatgacatttcaaaatgtctcacgtCAAGgcaggaaaaccatactggatgcccgtgatcttcgggcccttagacggcactgcatcacatacaggaatgctactgtaatggaaatcacaacatgggctcaggaatactttcagaaaacattgtcggtgaacacaatccaccatgccattcgccATTGCTGGCTaaaacatatgctcccatccagacatcgtctctttcagggaagaccttgcattttccaacatgacaatgccagaccacatactgcatcaaatacaacatcatggctgcgtagaagaaggatccgggtactgaaatggccagcctgcagtctaGATCTTTCACCcagagaaaacatttggtgcatcataaagaggaagatgcgacaaagaagacctaagacagttgagcaactagaagcctgtattagacaagaatgggacaacatttctattcctaaacttgagcaacttgtctcctcagtccccagatgtttgcagactgttataaaaagaagaggagatgccacacagtggaaaacatggacttgtcccaacttttttgagatgtgttgatgccatgaaatttaaaatcaacttatttttcacttaaaattataaattttaagaaATCTAACGTTGGACAGGTATGTCATGGTGTTCCTCAGGGGTCTGTTCTTGGCccgatacttttaaatatttacatgcttCCTTTAGGGCAGATTATTAGAAAGCATGCTTTGGGGTTCCActtctatgctgatgatactcacaTTTATATCAGGACGAAAACTAATATCACAGGTATATCAGCAACCCTTTCTGACTTTCTGCAGGAAATTTAATTATGGATGTACCACAATTTTCTTAAATTGAATGGTACAAAGTTCTTTTAGTTGGTACCCCTGTAGCTGCCTGAAATGGTAGACATTTTAGTTTACACATTGAAAATAATGTAGTATCTCTGTTACCTCAAGTTCGCAACCTTGGTGTAATTTTTGATTCTCATTTGACACTTCAAGCACATATCAAGAGCATTTCAAaatctgcatttttccatctaagGAATATTGCCAGGATTAGGCCTTTTCTTTCATTACCTGATGCAGAAAGTCTTGTCCATGCACTTGTTACCTCTAGGGTTGATTATTATAATGCCCTTTATCTTGGCCTACCTGCAAAGTCTATTAAGCAACTGCAATACATACAGAACTAAGCTGCACGTGTTCTTACACATACTCTTTCTCGTCAGCATATCTCTGGGGTGCTTAGGAACCTGCACTGGCTTCCGGTCCATGCccgtattgattttaaaactcttattttaacatataaatctgTACATGGAACTGCACCATCATATATATGTGATTTAATTACGATATGCCCTCTCGATCTCTCCGTTCCGCCAACTCTTTCCTCCTTAAACAGCCTTCTTGCAGACTAAAAACGATGGGTGAAAGATCCTTTTCTGTGGTAGCCCCCAGGTTGTGGAATGCACTTCCTTTAACTGTTAGGAATGCCCCAACATTAGCAAGTTTTAAGAAACAGTTAAAAACCCATCTTTTTAAGATGGTGTTTGTGTCTTGATTGGTGACTCTGGATGAATAttgtgctggtcatataattagaatatcatgaaaatttgatttcactaattctattcaaaaagtgaaacttgtatattatattcattcattacacagactgatatatttcaaatgtttatttctttatttcttattcggcgtggcatggagtcgatcagtctatggcactgctcaggtgttatgagagcccaggttgctttgatagtggccttcagctcttctgcattcttgggtctggcatatcatatctttctctttctcttaaggtcaggcaagtttgctagccaattaagaacagggataccattttccttaaaccaggtactggtagatttggcactgtgtgcaggtgccaagtcctgttgcaaaatgaaatctgcatctccataaagttggtcagcagcaggaagcatgaagtgctctaaaacttcctggtatacaggtgcgttgaccttggaccttagaaaacacagtggaccaacaccagcagatgacatggcaccccaaaccatcactgactgtggaaactttacactggacttcaagcaacgtggattgtgtgcctctcttctcttcctccagactctgggaccctgatttccaaaggaaatgcaaaatttactttcatcagagaacattactttggaccactcagcagcagtccagttcaAGAGTGGCTttacacaaggaatgcgacagctgaaccccatgtcttgcatacgtctttgtgtagtggttcttaaAGCACTGACTctagctgcagtccactctttgtgaacctcccccacatttttgaatgggttttgtttcacaatcctctccagggtgcagttatccctattgcttgtacacttttttctaccacatcttttccttcccttcgcctctctattaatgtgctgggacacagagctctgtgaacagccagcctcttttgcaatgaccttttgtgtcttgccctccttgtgcaaggtgtcaatggtcgtcttttggagaactgtcaagtcagcagtcttccccatgattgtgtagcctacagaactagactgagagaccatttaaaggcctttgcaggtgttttgagttaattagctgattagagtgtggcaccaggtgtcttcaatattcttctaattttctgagatattgaatttgggattttccttagttgtcagttataatcatcaaagttaaaagaaataaacatttgaaatataccagtctgtgtgtaatgaatgaatataatatacaagtttcactttttgaatggaattagtgaaataaatcaactttttggtgatattctaattatatgaccagcacctgtattctACCTCTTGTTgcattcttatatttttttattaatctttttttttttttttttatgtatttacttttgtACTGTACGTGTAGCGCTTTGGGTATAAGAaaagcacaatataaataaaatgtataattattattattattattatttttttttttttttttaaaacacatccataaaatgtataattattattattattattatcattatcatggttatttattgttaagaaaacagcttcatcaatttgacaatacaaatttgtttgcattgtgagcatttgcagcacatgctgtcaaactgatgaagatgttttctt is a genomic window of Cyprinus carpio isolate SPL01 chromosome B15, ASM1834038v1, whole genome shotgun sequence containing:
- the LOC109076267 gene encoding olfactory receptor 52J3-like, with amino-acid sequence MYPNESVLSLVLTLHSLELPETSIFPAFTFGLTTYLFILLCNLTIIITICMNRNLHKPMYILLLNLPINDAMNATSLFPQLLYSIWSQDRSISYLACFLQGFLAHLNGGASYLILTAMAYDRYIAICCPLRYGAIMTTNNLVKIITGMWLLNFFLITVVFSLLLPYRICQTHMTDLVCYKTALMKLLCDGTEVNNIFGLSCIIFYHGLSLSVVAFTYIHILITCVTNKQSDAKIKALQTCGTHLVVFLLLEFNTLFPLISHRSEFVPAFLRRVFSISNFIFPPLVNPLVYGFKTKEIRQKIFTCFKNKKISSF